The Candidatus Hydrogenedentota bacterium genome includes a window with the following:
- a CDS encoding hydantoinase B/oxoprolinase family protein encodes MGREFWIDRGGTFTDVYVPSAVGGDATYKYLSENPAEYADAAVHAIRRHFSLADGAPIPSGAIEGVYIGTTLATNALLERKGARVGLLITRGFQDLLEIGYQDRPKLFALEIVKPSSLAAVIAEVDERILADGTVRVPLDVSSAERALQRFRAAHIESLAVVLLNSHANPEHELAVERIAAPFGFRNVSLSHRVANEIKAVPRGDTTLVDAYLTPVIRDYAATLRQELGPDVRLKFMKSSGGLVDAELFRGKDAILSGPAGGVVACRDLLQRTRFKKLIAFDMGGTSTDVSRIDEHAVLAYEKRVAGVRVRAPMFHIDTVAAGGGSILSFRDGRFTVGPESAGANPGPACYGRGGPATITDANVVLGRVRLWSMKSLAESEDAAIAAAHSAIETIARQIEREDGRVMSVEDVAMGFVRVANENMARPIKEIAAANGIDPREYALVCFGSAGPQHACGVADALGIRDVLVPRDAAVFSAYGIGTADIEHNQVEPVLCGLDASVFETLDSIVARLTASGAAQVQAQGVPAERIRHRADLEVRYAGTDATLTVAYPAGEVRAEFETEYARLHGYTMAQAPVEIVTVRLTTIGDRGHTRAERDAVVNATDDDGDVAATRLIAHANTTIVADPGWSVSLREDGGCAYCHLHREDPAAAASAAGTNSDPVLLEIFNNAFASIAEQMGSMLERVAHSVNIKERLDFSCAVFDPRGELVANAHHIPVHLGAMGESVKAVIAARDADMRPGDVYATNDPYAGGSHLPDVTVVTPVFDDSGKRIFFVANRGHHADIGGIAPGSMPPFSTTLDDEGVVIRNELLVRGGEFREREFGSLLISGKYAARNIDERLSDLRAQIAANNQGVRLLCELCGKYSLDVVHAYMGHVRANAAACMRAAIASLPDGVHRFEDRLDCGARIVCSIAIDGDRAVVDFAETDAQLNSNLNAPPAVTIAAVLYVFRTLIAKEIPLNGGCLEPIEIRIPEGSLLNPQYPAAVVGGNVETSQRVCDVLYGALGVLAAGQGTMNNFLFGNETFGYYETICGGAGAGDGFDGASGVHIHMTNTRITDPEVLERRYPVVVREFGIRRGSGGAGKWRGGDGARRSIEFLEPMQVSLLTERRSTQPFGLNGGAPGAPGRNLLTRSGVTTELQGHATVRVEAGDIVTIETPGGGGYGE; translated from the coding sequence ATGGGCCGAGAATTCTGGATCGATCGCGGGGGGACGTTTACGGACGTGTACGTCCCCAGTGCTGTGGGCGGCGATGCGACGTACAAGTACCTGAGCGAGAATCCTGCCGAGTACGCGGACGCGGCGGTGCACGCGATTCGCCGGCACTTCTCGTTGGCGGATGGCGCGCCGATTCCTTCCGGCGCGATTGAAGGGGTGTATATCGGGACGACGCTGGCCACGAATGCGTTGCTCGAGCGCAAGGGCGCGCGGGTTGGTCTATTGATCACGCGCGGGTTTCAGGACCTGCTCGAAATCGGGTACCAGGACCGGCCGAAGCTGTTCGCGCTCGAGATCGTGAAGCCGTCGTCGCTCGCTGCTGTGATTGCGGAGGTGGACGAACGAATCCTGGCGGATGGGACCGTGCGCGTGCCGCTCGACGTGTCGAGTGCGGAGCGGGCGTTGCAGCGGTTTCGTGCCGCGCACATCGAATCGCTGGCGGTCGTGCTGCTGAACAGTCACGCGAATCCGGAGCACGAACTGGCGGTTGAGCGCATCGCCGCGCCGTTCGGATTTCGCAACGTCAGTCTGAGCCATCGCGTTGCGAACGAGATCAAGGCGGTGCCGCGCGGCGACACGACGCTGGTGGATGCGTACCTGACGCCGGTGATTCGCGACTACGCCGCGACGCTGCGTCAGGAACTCGGGCCGGATGTGCGCCTGAAGTTCATGAAGTCCTCGGGCGGGCTGGTGGATGCGGAGCTATTTCGCGGGAAGGACGCGATTCTCTCCGGTCCGGCGGGCGGCGTTGTGGCGTGCCGCGACCTGCTGCAACGGACACGTTTCAAGAAACTGATCGCGTTCGATATGGGCGGGACGTCAACGGACGTATCTCGCATCGACGAACACGCGGTCCTTGCGTACGAGAAGCGCGTGGCGGGCGTGCGCGTGCGCGCGCCGATGTTTCACATCGACACCGTGGCGGCGGGTGGGGGTTCAATTCTGTCGTTTCGCGATGGCCGGTTTACGGTCGGACCGGAGAGCGCGGGCGCGAATCCGGGGCCCGCGTGTTACGGGCGGGGCGGCCCCGCAACGATTACCGACGCCAACGTCGTGCTGGGCCGGGTCCGGTTGTGGTCGATGAAATCGCTTGCGGAAAGCGAAGATGCGGCAATCGCGGCGGCACACAGCGCGATCGAAACTATTGCACGTCAGATTGAACGCGAGGACGGCCGCGTCATGTCCGTCGAGGACGTGGCGATGGGATTCGTGCGCGTGGCGAACGAGAACATGGCGCGGCCCATCAAGGAAATCGCGGCGGCGAACGGAATCGATCCGCGGGAGTACGCCCTCGTGTGTTTTGGGAGCGCGGGCCCGCAGCACGCGTGCGGCGTGGCGGACGCGCTCGGCATCAGGGACGTACTGGTGCCGCGCGACGCGGCGGTGTTCAGCGCGTACGGAATTGGGACCGCAGACATCGAGCACAACCAGGTGGAGCCGGTGCTGTGCGGATTGGATGCGTCGGTCTTTGAGACGTTGGACTCGATTGTCGCAAGGCTTACGGCGTCGGGCGCGGCGCAGGTGCAGGCGCAAGGCGTACCGGCAGAGCGGATTCGGCATCGCGCGGACCTGGAGGTCCGGTACGCGGGAACGGACGCGACGTTGACCGTGGCGTATCCCGCGGGGGAGGTGCGCGCGGAGTTCGAGACGGAATATGCGCGCCTGCATGGCTATACGATGGCGCAGGCGCCAGTGGAGATTGTCACGGTGCGCCTGACGACCATCGGCGATCGCGGACATACGCGTGCGGAACGCGACGCCGTCGTGAATGCGACGGATGACGATGGCGATGTGGCCGCAACGCGCCTGATTGCGCACGCGAATACGACGATTGTGGCGGACCCCGGATGGTCGGTTTCGCTGCGCGAAGACGGCGGTTGCGCGTATTGCCATTTGCATCGCGAGGACCCCGCCGCAGCGGCAAGCGCTGCCGGAACGAATAGCGATCCGGTGCTGCTGGAAATCTTCAACAACGCGTTCGCATCGATAGCCGAGCAAATGGGATCGATGCTCGAGCGCGTGGCGCATTCGGTGAACATCAAGGAACGGCTCGACTTTTCGTGCGCGGTGTTCGATCCGCGCGGCGAACTGGTCGCGAACGCGCACCACATTCCCGTGCACCTCGGCGCGATGGGCGAATCGGTGAAGGCCGTGATTGCGGCACGCGACGCCGATATGCGGCCGGGCGACGTGTACGCGACGAACGACCCATACGCGGGCGGCTCGCACCTGCCCGACGTGACGGTGGTGACGCCTGTGTTCGACGACTCCGGGAAGCGCATTTTCTTCGTTGCGAACCGTGGACATCACGCGGACATCGGGGGGATCGCGCCGGGATCGATGCCGCCGTTTTCCACGACGCTCGATGACGAGGGCGTGGTCATACGAAACGAGTTGCTCGTGCGCGGCGGCGAGTTTCGCGAACGCGAGTTTGGCAGCCTGTTGATATCTGGAAAATACGCTGCGCGCAACATCGACGAGCGTCTTTCCGATCTGCGCGCGCAGATCGCCGCGAACAATCAGGGCGTGCGGTTGTTATGCGAACTGTGCGGCAAGTATTCGCTCGACGTCGTGCACGCGTATATGGGGCATGTTCGCGCGAACGCGGCGGCATGCATGCGCGCGGCGATCGCGTCGCTGCCGGATGGCGTGCACCGATTCGAGGACAGGCTGGATTGTGGCGCGCGGATCGTGTGCTCGATTGCAATTGATGGGGATCGCGCGGTCGTCGATTTTGCCGAAACGGACGCGCAGTTGAACTCCAACCTGAACGCGCCGCCCGCGGTCACGATCGCCGCGGTGCTGTACGTGTTTCGCACGTTGATCGCGAAGGAGATTCCGCTGAACGGCGGATGCCTTGAGCCCATCGAGATTCGTATCCCGGAGGGTTCGCTGCTGAACCCGCAGTATCCGGCCGCGGTCGTGGGGGGAAACGTCGAGACGTCGCAGCGCGTGTGCGACGTGCTGTACGGTGCGCTGGGCGTGCTCGCAGCAGGCCAGGGGACAATGAACAATTTCCTGTTCGGCAACGAGACGTTCGGCTACTACGAGACCATCTGCGGCGGCGCGGGCGCGGGCGATGGGTTTGACGGCGCGAGCGGCGTGCACATTCATATGACCAATACGCGCATCACCGATCCCGAAGTGCTCGAACGGCGTTATCCCGTCGTTGTGCGCGAATTCGGTATCCGGCGCGGGTCCGGCGGCGCGGGCAAATGGCGCGGGGGAGACGGCGCGCGGCGGAGCATCGAGTTCCTCGAACCGATGCAGGTGTCGCTGCTTACCGAACGGCGGAGCACGCAACCGTTCGGGCTGAATGGCGGCGCGCCCGGCGCGCCGGGGCGAAACCTGCTCACCCGGAGTGGCGTGACGACGGAACTGCAGGGCCACGCGACGGTACGCGTCGAGGCGGGAGACATTGTGACCATCGAGACGCCGGGTGGGGGCGGGTATGGCGAGTAG
- a CDS encoding NTP transferase domain-containing protein — protein sequence MQAVIMAAGQSTRTYPLTLTRPKPLLKIANRTILDHQIDALAGLVDEVILVVWYRKDMIERQFGASRNGTAIKYVYQTEQLGTGHAVLQCKNAVRGPFIAMNGDDLYDAGDLKRLADIEQGALAKHVDDPRLYGIYEVTSDGYAKRIVEKPAEVFSNLANVGVYKFQPNVFDLLETTPKSERGEIEITSAVQALADCGKFRVIEMLGYWLPIGYPWHLLSANEYWLENYLEHTIEGEVSPYAHVNGRVYVAKGAVVRSGAVIDGPVYIGEGASVGPNCFIRPCTTIGDRCKVGHAVEIKNSILFDHAHVPHLSYVGDSVIGEHSNVGAGTITANFRHDAKHINAMVKGARVDTGRQKFGAIIGDHVHTGINTSIYPGRMLWPNTLTFPGEVIRKDVTEIRRTPQG from the coding sequence ATGCAGGCAGTGATCATGGCGGCGGGGCAGAGTACGCGGACGTATCCGTTGACGCTGACGCGGCCGAAGCCGTTGTTGAAGATTGCGAACAGGACGATACTCGACCATCAGATCGACGCGTTGGCGGGGCTGGTGGACGAGGTGATCCTCGTGGTCTGGTATCGCAAGGACATGATCGAACGACAGTTTGGCGCGAGCCGGAACGGGACCGCGATCAAGTACGTGTACCAGACCGAGCAACTTGGCACGGGACATGCCGTTCTCCAATGCAAGAACGCGGTGCGCGGGCCGTTTATCGCGATGAATGGGGACGATCTCTACGACGCGGGCGACTTGAAGCGGCTGGCGGATATCGAGCAGGGCGCGTTGGCAAAGCACGTAGACGATCCGCGGTTGTACGGGATTTACGAAGTCACTTCCGACGGGTACGCGAAACGGATTGTCGAAAAGCCGGCGGAGGTATTCTCGAATCTGGCCAATGTCGGCGTGTACAAGTTTCAGCCGAACGTGTTCGATCTGCTCGAGACGACGCCGAAATCCGAACGGGGCGAAATCGAGATTACGTCCGCGGTGCAGGCGCTTGCCGATTGCGGGAAGTTTCGCGTGATCGAGATGCTGGGGTACTGGCTGCCGATTGGGTATCCGTGGCATCTGCTTTCGGCAAACGAGTATTGGCTCGAAAACTATCTCGAACACACGATCGAGGGCGAGGTCAGCCCGTACGCGCACGTCAACGGGCGCGTGTACGTCGCGAAGGGCGCGGTGGTGCGCAGCGGCGCGGTCATCGACGGGCCGGTGTATATCGGCGAGGGTGCGAGCGTCGGGCCGAATTGTTTCATTCGCCCGTGTACGACGATCGGGGACCGCTGCAAAGTCGGTCACGCGGTAGAGATCAAGAATTCGATCCTCTTTGATCACGCCCACGTGCCGCACCTCAGCTACGTGGGCGACAGTGTCATCGGCGAACATTCGAACGTCGGCGCGGGGACCATCACCGCGAACTTCCGGCACGACGCGAAACACATCAACGCGATGGTGAAGGGCGCGCGGGTGGACACGGGGCGGCAGAAGTTTGGCGCAATCATCGGGGATCACGTGCACACGGGCATTAATACCTCGATTTACCCGGGCCGGATGCTCTGGCCGAATACGCTGACGTTCCCGGGAGAAGTGATACGGAAAGACGTCACGGAAATCAGGCGAACGCCGCAGGGATAG
- a CDS encoding type II toxin-antitoxin system VapC family toxin, protein MMEVFADSYYFFAILNPKDSAHSAAVEFSRKETRDLVTTSAVLTEVGDGLAVTRNRAAFARLLAQLASNPRSTIVQTTSELFAKGAELYDRMEDKEWSLTDCISFVVMRERGIVEAWTGDKHFRQAGFIPLAIVP, encoded by the coding sequence ATGATGGAAGTCTTTGCGGATAGCTACTACTTTTTCGCTATTCTGAATCCAAAAGACTCGGCCCACTCGGCAGCGGTCGAGTTCTCTCGCAAGGAAACGAGGGACTTGGTCACGACTTCCGCAGTACTTACTGAAGTTGGCGATGGCTTGGCCGTCACCCGGAATCGTGCCGCATTCGCGCGCCTGCTGGCACAACTCGCGTCTAATCCCAGGAGCACCATCGTCCAAACAACTTCCGAACTTTTCGCCAAAGGCGCCGAGTTATATGACCGCATGGAGGACAAAGAGTGGTCCCTAACGGACTGCATATCCTTCGTCGTCATGCGCGAGCGTGGGATCGTCGAGGCTTGGACCGGCGACAAGCATTTTCGGCAGGCCGGTTTCATACCGCTGGCGATTGTCCCTTGA